Genomic DNA from Niallia circulans:
TTGCGTTGTGTAGCTATCCTCCCCATAACCTGCTTCCTGGACAAGATTTGTTTCAATTAATCCTTGCAGGATCCTCGGGTGAGCCCCTTCACTGTAATCATTTTTAAAGCTGTACATCTTATGCCTCCAGTCTGGCAACAAAAAAAGTTGCCTTTAAAAAAATAGTACCTGTACTAATTATATTCGTTTTACTAAATAAAAAAAATCCCATTTTTCAAATGGGATTTTTTTAAAAGTTATACCGCAAGCTCATCTTCACGCTTCTTAGCTGCTTGCTTTTTCGATGGAAGCTTATTTGCAGCTAATGTTATCAGAAATGCTACTAGAAGCGGCACAACCATGGCAATGATAAAACCGGTAATGTTATTAGATAGGAATGGTGCTGTAAAGGATGGAACATACGCTGTTCCTCGTACATTGAATAAGCCGACAAGTGCACCGCCAATACCCGCTGAAACAAGTGCTCCGCCAAAGACAATTTTATTAGAAAACATAAAAGGGTAGGCCGATTCAACAAATGTCCCAAATCCCATATTGATTAAAAATCCTGGTGCAGCAACAGCACTTTCGCCTCTGTCTCTTGGTGCAATGATGTTTGCAAGATTAATTCCTGCTGCTACCATAACTAAGCCGACCATATCTACAGCTCCCAAAAAGCTGTTGCCTGTTTTCTCCATTTCAAGCAGAACAATCGGCAGGATGGCCGCATGATAAACGCCGCCTAAAATCGCCGGCCATATGAGCACACCTGCAAGTACGCCTGCAAGGATTGGATTAAATGCTACCGTTTGCTCAATTATCTCTTTAATTAAGTTTCCGGCTTGCAGGGCAACAGGTCCAATTAAATAGTAAACAATTAATCCTGAAATAAGTCCTGATAAACCACCGCTGACAATATTCACCGTTGTAATCGGGAACTTCCATTCGATACATTTGCGGAAGAAGAATTGCACGAGTATACCTGCAGCAATTCCTCCGATGATTCCGCCGATGATTCCGCCTTGCACAGATAATACTCCGGCAATAACGCCCGCAATAATGGATACTTCATCCAATTCAGAAACTTGTTTAGCTGCAATAACCGCCAGCATAACTGGCAAGGCATTAATCATTAAATCAAAAATATCACTTAAGCCTTTTAATGCTGGTATTTGGCTGACCGCAAGAATAAGAGCCATCGCAATAAAGCCAGGCAAAGACGAAACCATGATGCCTCTTATATTAATATTTTTCCACGGGGCTGTATTTGTTGGCTGAGCCTTTTCGTATGAGCCGATGATTGGGTTGAATTTTATGTTCCAATGCTTGCACAGGGAGGATACGAATGAAATGGCTCTTGTTCTGCTTGTTGATCCTGTCGTTCCAGAGGACGAAATAACATTTGCCCCCATTGAAGTCATTGCAGCCATAGAGGTTCCTCCTGTGCCGACAATCGGCACCTTTCTCTCAATGGCAGCAGCCAATGTCTCCTTGTTAACAGCTTTCGTGTCAGCACTCATCGCAATAATGCCGTCCACTTCCCCATTTCTTATACTGTCTGCAATCATTTGATCAAGCTTTGCTGCTTCAAGATTGACCTCTTGTAAAGTTGCCTCAAACAGAGGAAGCACCGCATTCTCCTTATAGCCGTATATTGCGGCGGCTGTATTATTTTTGGCCGTATCCATTGATTCCTTCGCAGCGATAAATTGAATATTTTCCACATTCAATCCAGCTGCTTGCGCTTGCTTTAATATTTCTTCCAATAGCTGTACTGGTTTAGCACCGCCGAGATTAAACAGATTACCGCCGCTGCTGCCAATAATGACAATATTCTTCAATGCCTATCATCCCTTTTATTAGTGTATGTATAAATTAACTTTTCTTTAGTTTGGTAGTTTGGTAAAGTGCTACCATACTAAAATAACATACATAATTTAAATTCTCTAGTTATTTTTTGATAATTTAGAAGTTTTTAAAATTCACAAAAGAGACATAACTTGTACATCTTCAAGTCAACAAGTAAATATAAAATTAAACTTGTAAGAGAATATAGTTTGGAGGGGTTATTATTGACGACAAATTGTTTAAGTTATTGTTTATGTGCTAGGTGTTTCTTATGAGTAACCTCACAGCCAGTATTCTTTCAGGACTAGTCATTTTTTTAACCGCTTATTTAGTAAAAAAAAATTGAATTTAAAAAGCATAACTTCAGCAAATGGAAGCTATTGGATACGGATTTCAATCGGATTATTCCTGTTGTTACTGCAGCAGTCACACTTTCCTTTTTTGTTAAATAACCATATATAAAAAGAGCCTGTCACTTTCTACCAGAAGAGTGACAGGCTTGCTTTTATAGTTTATACAACATTGCTCCGCTAACTAAAAGCACGGAACCTAATAATAAAAAGTTAAAAATGCTTGTAGCTGTATCTGGCAGGCTGTTGCCTGTTTGCCCATTTTTGTGCTCATCTTGCACTTGTTTATTATCATCATTTTTTTCTGCTTCTTGTTTTGGTTCCTCTTCTTTTACAGGCGTTTCACTGCCTCCCTCTTCATCTGCAGGCATTTCCTCCTGCTCAGAAGACTCTTCTCCTTGATCGCCTTGTGCAGGTGGCGGTGTTTGTTCCTCCTCTTCAACAGCTTCCTCGTAATCAGCGGTCTTCACGAATGAGAAATCATCCAAGCTTCCCCAAGCCCCAGCGTTCGCTTGAATGCTTGCACCGATTGTAACCGTTCCATCTAGTATAAGGATATCGCTGATTTTTGGATTTGCCCAAATATTCCATCCGGTAACATTAGTTGGCTCATCATATTGTTTATCACTCGCTTTTACATACAGCTGCATGTTGGCAGCAGCTGCATCTCCGCCTTGAATAAACATCGAAGCATCATAATAGCCTGGGGACAGTCCTGTGATTGTCTGTTCAACTGTAAAATCCACACTTTCTGCTGAATAGAAATGCAAAGAATGCTCGCCAGATTTCGCATCAGAGGCATTTTTCAAAAAGTCTGCATGTGGTGTTAGACTATTTGGATAGTGAATAGTCCACATGCTTTTGTCTTCCTCTTCAAAGCTAGCATTCTGTACATAGTTTTCTGGTTTAATAGTCAGGTTTGCTTTAACCGTCATTCCGTTTTCCACTGTGCCATTTATGACATACTTACCTATTCCTGCTTGGATTGCTGCATTTAATGAATTTTCATCCCAAGTAACAGCAACCGCTCCTTCTGTGCCGTCATTATAAACAGCTGTTACAGTTTCCGGGAGCTTAATTGCTTCCCCAGCTGCTGCCTCGATTGTAACCTCTGTCAACTTTTCGATTTTTAACGGCGCAACTGCTCCCGTATTCACATAGTTAAATACATTTAACGAAGCAAGCGGTTTTCCGTTAAAGTCGAATAACGCCTGGTTATCGACTGCACTTCCGCCGAACCATGCCCCGGCATCATGAGGATCATATTCTGCAGCATAGCTTGATGCCCAGCCAGAGCCATACCTCTCCCAAATCGCTTTATTTTGTGCTAAATTCCCCGGTGTACCGACTGGAATCCAGGCTGGCTCCCAATAAAACACACCAATGCCCGCATCACCAACATCGGCGACAGCCTTGATGACATCCCTGACTGCTGTTGCTTGTCCTTGAACAGTGACAGGATAATTTAATGTTTGCCCAGAGCTTTTTGGCGCAGTATTTTCATGGCCATCTCCATCATCACCTGTATATGTATACGATGTTTCTGCCACCATCACTTTTTTACCGTACGTGTCTGCGACATTTTTCAAAACAGATGTTAAGTTGCTTAATGTTCCATGCCAAAACGGATAGTAGGAGCTTGCAAATACATCATAATCTACCTTGTTATCGTCAAGTGTTTTTGCGATTGATGCATAGCGGCCCGCTGTTTCTGGATTTGTGAAATGCAATGCTGTCAGGATGTTTGAATCAACTTCCTTAATTGCCCTGCTTCCTTCCTTAAAGAGCTCAGACATTTTTGCCCAGTCCTTTTCTCCAACGAATCCACCGTTCGTTTCATTGCCAACCTGGACCATGCCAATATCAATGCCTTCGTTAAGCAATGCTTGCAGACTGTCCCTCGTATACGAGTACAGCGCCTTTTTCTTGTCTTCAAAGCTCAAGCTGGCCCATGCTTTTGGGGCTTGCTGTTTAGCAGGATCTGCCCAGAAATCGGAATAATGGAAGTCTACTAGCAGCTTCATTCCATGCGCTGTTGCCCTTTTTCCGATTTCCTTTGCCTTATCCAAATCATTCGTTCCGCCGCCATAGCCGTTCCCGTTTGTATCATACGGGTCGTTCCAGATGCGGACACGCACATAATTTACGCCCGAATCAGCTAATGTCTTAAAAATATCCTGTTCTTGACCTGCATGATTGTAATACTTCACGCCACTGTTTTCTTGGGAAATAATACTCGAAATATCGACACCTTTAATAAAATCATCTGTTAGTCCATCGACTTTTTCAACGAAAATATCACTTTGCACTGGTTGATCTGAACCATCCACCTTTACAAGTGAAACACTATCCAAATAACCCCATGCATTCGGCTCGCCTGAAATTTCAGCACCGAATTCAAAGTTAGCTGTGTCCTGAGACAGCTCAAACGTCAAAGTTTGCGTTTCCCAGTTATTATATCCTTTTGTGGCAGTTTGACCTGTTTTACTTGATCCAGCGAACAGCATAAGCTGTCCAGCTTCTTTATCTGCTCCACCCATTGCTTTTACTGTTAATTCATACTTTCCAGCAGGAAGCGTTTCAACTGCCTGCTTCACTGTAAAGGTTTGTTTGCTTGCTGTGTCCTTCACCCAAAATCTCAGTGCATGCTGACCTTCAGCAGGGCTTATCCATTCATCTGATGCATAAGCAAAATGCTGCACCTCTACCTCACTATCATCTAAATTTGCAAAGCTCCAAGAACCGTCTGTCCAAAAGTCCGTTTCCATTCCGCCATTAGCTGCATAGCTGTTGTCTGCTGCTTTTGTGTATGTCGGCAGCAGACTTATCATTACTATTAATACAGATAACAAAGAAAGTATTTTCTTCGATTTACCACACTTCTTGTTCATCAATATCACCCTCTAATACGTAAATTTTCACAAAAAAAAAGAGAATCCGAGTTACAGCGCAGTGCTTAATACAGTCATTTTTTAAAATGATGCATGATACTCCTTGCTGTTCTCGCATTCTCTTGCTAATCATTAGCCTATTGCTTTCTCTACTATTCTCACTTCATACTTATCTAGCTTTATGCTGCCATGAAGCTGCTCGCCAGTTATAACATCCGTTACTTCACTGCCAAGGACAAGTGGCTGCGTTTCTTCTGTAAAGTTCATAATAAAGAGATATTCTTTGCCTTCCTCTTGTCTTGCTTGAACAGATACTCCGAGCCCATGTGTTATAGCATAATCTGGCTTTAATGACAGCTCTTCGATAAGCTTGCCGTAAAAAGCACGATGGAACTCTTCATCTAATCGGCCGCCAATATAATATGCTTTTCCACCCTCATAAGCATTGCTTGTTACCGCTGCTGTGTCTGCATAAAAATCTTCTTTGTAAACACCCTTCACATTAGCTGAGGCAATATTCAATACTGTCGCATAATCCTTCAGTACATAATCCTTACCATCGTAATGGACAATATTAGCATCATTCGGATAAAGCGTATCTGTCTCAACTGGATTTATGCCGAAAACGTCTTGCAGATCCTTGTGCCAGCCTCCCATATAAGTTAAATCATGCTCATTCACAATTCCGCTTATATAAGTCATGATTAATGTACCGCCATTTGCCACATATTCCTTTAAGCGGGCAATTGTCTCTTCACTTGCTAAATAGAGCATCGGCACAATCAGCAGACGATATTTAGAGAAATCATTTTCCTTTGTAATCACATCAACTGGAACATCCTGCTCCCAGAATGTGCGATAATGCTGCTGCAATGTTTGCGGATATTGCTTTGAGTCTAATCCGTAGCCTTGCGCATCATTCAGCGCCCAGTTATTTTCCCAATCATACAGGATGGCTGTATCAGCCGCACGGTTCGTACCGACAATATCAGTCAGCTTCTCCAGTGTTGTACCGACTTTGGCAACTTCCTGGAACACCCGATTATCCGGACTGTTGTCATGATCCACAACAGCGCCGTGGAATTTCTCTGACGACCCGCGCGATTTCCGCCACTGGAAGTATAAAACGCTGTCAGAACCATGTGCAACCATCTGCATGGAAGAAAGCAAATGCATGCCTGGACGTTTCGCTTTATTGACTTTATGCCAGTTAACAGCACTTGGAGTCGACTCCATCAGCAAAAACGGCTGCTCCTTCAAGCTGCGGAATAAATCATTGATGAAGCCTACCTTCACCGCTAAATCTGCAGTCGATTCCCAGTCATTATGCCACGCAGGATAGGCATCCCAGCTGATTACATCAACGTGACGTGCAAACTTGCTGTAATCAAGGCTTTGGAATGGAATTAAATCAAACGTATCTGCCATCAGGTTTGTCGTAATCGGAATGTCTGGTGAAATCTCTTTAATTGGGACAATTTCATTCTCAAAAAAGTCAATCGTCTGGTCTGTCACAAACCTGCGCCAATCCAAGTTTAAGCCGTGGACTGCATTCTCCCCAATCGGAGAAGGAGATTCAATTTGGGACCAGTCTGTGTAAGTGTGGCTCCAAAACGGTCCCCACCAAGCATCATTGACAGCCTTTAAGCTATTGTCATACTTCTTCTTCAGCCAGTTGCGAAAAGCTTCCTGACATGTATCACAGTGACATTCTCCGCCATATTCATTGGAAATATGCCACATAAGCAGCGCAGGATGACTGCTATATCTTTCAGCAAGCAATCTGTTAATCTGCTGTGTTTTTTCTCTATACACACTTGATGAGAAGCAATGATTATGGCGTCCGCCATGCAGCTGCTTCCTTCTTTTTCCATCAACACGCAGCACCTCAGGGTATTTCTGTGACAGCCATGCAGGTCTTGCACCACTTGGAGTTGCCAAAATTACTTTGCCGCCAATGCTATGAATTCTTTCAATCACGTCATCAAGCCATTCAAAATGGTAGACACCTTCCTCTGGTTCAAGGGCGCTCCATGCAAATATCCCAAGTGAGAAAGTATTTGTATGGGATAGCTGCATCAGCTTAATGTCATCTGCTAAAATGTCTGGACGGTCCAGCCACTGATCTGGGTTATAATCGCCGCCATGCAGCATAAATTTAGCATCTGTAACAAATGTCTTCTCTTTGTTTGCCATAAAAGTCTCCTTTTTGTTTCCTTATTTTTAGTTAACCTTTCGTTCCACCTGCAGTCAGACCTGATACAAAGTTCTTTTGCAGCAGAATGAAGATAATCGCAATCGGGATACTTATCAGAATCGCTCCAGCAGCAAATGTAGTATAGCTTGCACCCATTACTTCATTAACAAGATTGTATAACCCAATTGGCAATGTGTAGGATTCAGGTGTACGCAGGATTGTTGATGATAACACGAAATCCCCTAACGGTCCGGTGAATCCATTCATAGCTACAACAGCAATCATCGGTCTTGATAGTGGCATGAGAATCTGCCAAAAAATCCTTGTATTGCTTGCACCATCAATTTTGGCACTTTCATCAAGATCCATCGGTATGGAATCCATATACCCCTTCATTAAATACGTATTCATTGGGATTTGTCCGCCAATGTATAACAAAATCAAGAGCCAATGGCTGTTCATAAGTCCAAGCAGCTGTGCCAAAACAAACAGGGCAATCAGTGCAGAGAACTGTGGAATCATTTGCAGCAGCAAAAATACAGTTAGTGCATTTTTTCTGCCTTTAAAACGGAAACGGGAAAACGCATATGCTGTGAATGACACGCTAATGACCGTTCCAATCATCGTAAATATGCTGATTTTCAGTGAGTTCATGTACCAATTAGCATATTGTAAACTCTCTTTGCCTGCGAACAGCTCTTTATAATGATCCAACGTCGGATTGCTCGGAATAATGGACGTACTGATCAGGCTGTTGCCTGGATTAAAGCTTGCTCCGACTGTCCAAAGCAATGGATATATGATAATAACTGTCATAAAAGCCAAGATGCAATAGGAGACAAGGAGCCGTAGGAATTTTTTTTGCTTCATATTTGTCTTCATCTCTTATGCTCCTTCTTTAAACGAATTTGTGCGTCTAAACTGCCATAGTGCGATCGCAATAACAAATACAGACAGCAGTATGGTCAATGCCGCAGCCAAGGAATATTGACTTGATTGCATTGTCAGCTTATAAATCCATGACACTAGAATATCCGTTCCTCCTGCTGTGGAACCTGGCACCGCAGGACCTCCACCATTAAATAGATAGATAATGTTGAAGTTATTAAAGTTGAACGTAAACTGTGTAATGATAATTGGAGCCATCGCAATCAATATCATCGGCATGGTAATATGCTTAAATTTAGCGAAAATACTTGCACCATCAATGGTAGCTGCTTCATATAAATCGTCAGGAATAGACTGCAGCACTCCTGTTGTTACAAGGAATATATAAGGAAAACCAAGCCAGCCTTGCATCAGAATCAATGCGAGCTTTGACCAGCCAGCATCTGTCATCCATGGAACAGGTCCGATTCCTAATGCTGCTAATATATCGTTGTTGATTGCCCCAAAGCTGTCATTAAAAAGCCCGGCAAAAATAAGAATCGTTACAAACCCAGGCACTGCCCAAGGCAATACAAGGATTGTACGGAAAAACTTCTTAAAGCGAATTTCCTTTTGGTTAACAAGAACCGCCAGCCCAATACCAACACTGACCTGCACAGAAGATGCCACAAGTGTCCATACGACTGTCCATGCAAGTACATCAAAAAATGTAGAACGCCAAATGTCGACTGTGAAAATTTCAGCAAATGTTTTTAAACCAACCCAATCGGTTAAATGTGCTGGTGGGGAGTGGTATAGATCATAGTTCGTAAATGCTAAGGCAAAACTGAATAAAATGGGGAAAATGACAGCGAAAATTAAAATGAACAAGGAAGGACCACTCACAAGATATGGATAGCCTTGTGCAATCAAATTATGATACTGGTCTTTTAAGGAGCTTAAGTCCATGTTTTCATCACGTAATTTTCCATTTTTGTAGGCATCCTTCAGGTTGAAGTAATAAATTGCCAATCCAAAACTTGTTACGATGATGGCAATGATGCCTTCTGCTAAAAGGAAAATGGAGTTATCACGCGGCACCTCTGTTCCTAATGTGAATATGCCCCAAAAACCCATATTGAGCAAATCTCCAAATACTAAAAAGAACATAATGCCTATTAAAAGTAACAATAATCCTTTAACCCATTGTTTGTTATAAAACTGTCCCACTCCGGGAATAATTGATAGAATAAGAGCTTTATTGCGATGTTGCACCTTTTTTCACCCCTTGAGTATTCGACTTTATGTAGTGAGCCGGAATTATGCAGTGCCAAACATTTCATGTTTGGCACTAGCCTTTTGTTTAGTTGCCGCTATGCTTCGCTTCAATCTGTCCTTTAACTGTCTCAACTGCCTGTTTTAGTGCATCTTTAGGCTCTGCTTTGCCTGTTGCAATTGTTTGCAGCGCAGCATCAACTGGTGTCCAAACTTCATTCATTTCTGGGATATTCGGTGTAAGCTCAGAGAATTGTGATTGTTCTGCAACTGCTTTAGCTACTTCACTTTCTTTCACAGCTGGATCATCTGCCAATGCCTGAACAGCTGGCACTTCTTGTGTCAGTTCAAATCTTGTTTTGGAATTTTCTTCATTCGTCAAATATACGGCAAGCTTTTCAGCAAGTTCTGCATTTTGTGAGTATGAGCTGACGTTATAGCTTTTCACTCCAATAAATGCACTCATGTTTTTACCGTTTGCAAGCTCAGGCAATTTTACAACACCATAGTTAATTCCTGCTTTTTTAAATGGCTCAACATTCCAAGGCCCGGAAATAATTGCTGCTGCCTTCCCTTCTGTAAACAAGGATTCTAGCACGTTGATTCCTTGTTCACCGATAATTCCTGCTGGGAATAATCCTTCTTTATAAAACTTTTGGATGGATTCTGCACCTTCCAATGCACCTGCACTGTTCAAACCAATGTCCTCTGGATTATAGGCACCGCTTTCATCTTTACCGAAAATATAACCGCCATAGCCGCTCATCACACTTTGCGCGTAATAAATTTGGTCAAATAAAGCAAGGAAGCCGTATTTGTCGCCAGATGTATTTTGCTTCGAATATTCATACCATTCATCTAAAGTTTTTGGCAGCTTATCCTCAGAAATCAGGTCTTTATTATAGTACAGAACTGTTGTTTCAACTGCTTTTGGCAAGCCGTATACCTTTCCATCAACCAGCTGTGACTGAAGCGCTGCTTCTGTATAAATAGATTGAGTGCTGTCATCAACAGCAAGCTCTTTAATCAATCCCTCTGTTACTGCTGTTCCAATTTGGTCACCTGCCATTGTTAAAACATCTGGTCCAGTTCCTGCTGGACCATCTAACCGCAAGTCCTCAATTTGCTTTGCATATGGTTTTTCGACTATTTTAACTGTGACATCATTTTCTTCCTCAAACTTTGCTACAATGTCTTTAATGCCTGCTGATTTTTCAATATCTTCCCAGACTAATAGATCATAGTCTTTATTAGAGGAAGCCTTCTGGCCGCTTGAGCCTCCGCTTTCGTCAGGTCCGCAGGCCGCTAGTGATAAAGTTAAGGCAAGGCCGCCTATTAGGCTGAAATACTTTTGGAACTTTTTCATATATGGGACATCCTTTCCAATAGTTATCCTATTTGTAAGTTTATTGGTGAAAGCGTTTCACTAAAATTAATATAGCACCAGCAACAAAATATGTAAACAACTAATTTACTTTATTAAGTAAATAATTTTACGAAACTATTTTTCTACACAAAAAACGACACTCTTTTCAAGTGTCGTTTCCTGTTAATTTGTACTTCTCCTAACAATAAGCTCTGAGCCAAGATATAATGTTTTCACAATTTTTCTTTTTTCAAGAACTCTTTCAAGCAATAAGGCGATGGCGTTTTTGCATATCTCCTTCATATCAATATGAAAGGTTGTTAATGGAGGCGATATGTATTTTGCAATACTTATATTATTTATACTGACAACACTCACCCTGCTTGGTATCGATATCCCATGCTCATTTAGTGCCTGCAGACTCCCAACAGCAATTGGATCAGCTGCTGTAAAGAAGGCTGTCGGCATGTCATCTCCTAGCTTTTGAATTGCTCTTGACATTAGTGTATAACCATTTTCCACCGAAAATCCTCTGCGGCAAAAAATGTACTTTTCATTAAGCAATCCTCTTTCCTGCATGATTTCACGGAACATTTTTTCTCTTATGTCCATTTCGTCTTCATC
This window encodes:
- a CDS encoding PTS sugar transporter, giving the protein MKNIVIIGSSGGNLFNLGGAKPVQLLEEILKQAQAAGLNVENIQFIAAKESMDTAKNNTAAAIYGYKENAVLPLFEATLQEVNLEAAKLDQMIADSIRNGEVDGIIAMSADTKAVNKETLAAAIERKVPIVGTGGTSMAAMTSMGANVISSSGTTGSTSRTRAISFVSSLCKHWNIKFNPIIGSYEKAQPTNTAPWKNINIRGIMVSSLPGFIAMALILAVSQIPALKGLSDIFDLMINALPVMLAVIAAKQVSELDEVSIIAGVIAGVLSVQGGIIGGIIGGIAAGILVQFFFRKCIEWKFPITTVNIVSGGLSGLISGLIVYYLIGPVALQAGNLIKEIIEQTVAFNPILAGVLAGVLIWPAILGGVYHAAILPIVLLEMEKTGNSFLGAVDMVGLVMVAAGINLANIIAPRDRGESAVAAPGFLINMGFGTFVESAYPFMFSNKIVFGGALVSAGIGGALVGLFNVRGTAYVPSFTAPFLSNNITGFIIAMVVPLLVAFLITLAANKLPSKKQAAKKREDELAV
- a CDS encoding glycosyl hydrolase 53 family protein, whose amino-acid sequence is MNKKCGKSKKILSLLSVLIVMISLLPTYTKAADNSYAANGGMETDFWTDGSWSFANLDDSEVEVQHFAYASDEWISPAEGQHALRFWVKDTASKQTFTVKQAVETLPAGKYELTVKAMGGADKEAGQLMLFAGSSKTGQTATKGYNNWETQTLTFELSQDTANFEFGAEISGEPNAWGYLDSVSLVKVDGSDQPVQSDIFVEKVDGLTDDFIKGVDISSIISQENSGVKYYNHAGQEQDIFKTLADSGVNYVRVRIWNDPYDTNGNGYGGGTNDLDKAKEIGKRATAHGMKLLVDFHYSDFWADPAKQQAPKAWASLSFEDKKKALYSYTRDSLQALLNEGIDIGMVQVGNETNGGFVGEKDWAKMSELFKEGSRAIKEVDSNILTALHFTNPETAGRYASIAKTLDDNKVDYDVFASSYYPFWHGTLSNLTSVLKNVADTYGKKVMVAETSYTYTGDDGDGHENTAPKSSGQTLNYPVTVQGQATAVRDVIKAVADVGDAGIGVFYWEPAWIPVGTPGNLAQNKAIWERYGSGWASSYAAEYDPHDAGAWFGGSAVDNQALFDFNGKPLASLNVFNYVNTGAVAPLKIEKLTEVTIEAAAGEAIKLPETVTAVYNDGTEGAVAVTWDENSLNAAIQAGIGKYVINGTVENGMTVKANLTIKPENYVQNASFEEEDKSMWTIHYPNSLTPHADFLKNASDAKSGEHSLHFYSAESVDFTVEQTITGLSPGYYDASMFIQGGDAAAANMQLYVKASDKQYDEPTNVTGWNIWANPKISDILILDGTVTIGASIQANAGAWGSLDDFSFVKTADYEEAVEEEEQTPPPAQGDQGEESSEQEEMPADEEGGSETPVKEEEPKQEAEKNDDNKQVQDEHKNGQTGNSLPDTATSIFNFLLLGSVLLVSGAMLYKL
- a CDS encoding beta-galactosidase codes for the protein MANKEKTFVTDAKFMLHGGDYNPDQWLDRPDILADDIKLMQLSHTNTFSLGIFAWSALEPEEGVYHFEWLDDVIERIHSIGGKVILATPSGARPAWLSQKYPEVLRVDGKRRKQLHGGRHNHCFSSSVYREKTQQINRLLAERYSSHPALLMWHISNEYGGECHCDTCQEAFRNWLKKKYDNSLKAVNDAWWGPFWSHTYTDWSQIESPSPIGENAVHGLNLDWRRFVTDQTIDFFENEIVPIKEISPDIPITTNLMADTFDLIPFQSLDYSKFARHVDVISWDAYPAWHNDWESTADLAVKVGFINDLFRSLKEQPFLLMESTPSAVNWHKVNKAKRPGMHLLSSMQMVAHGSDSVLYFQWRKSRGSSEKFHGAVVDHDNSPDNRVFQEVAKVGTTLEKLTDIVGTNRAADTAILYDWENNWALNDAQGYGLDSKQYPQTLQQHYRTFWEQDVPVDVITKENDFSKYRLLIVPMLYLASEETIARLKEYVANGGTLIMTYISGIVNEHDLTYMGGWHKDLQDVFGINPVETDTLYPNDANIVHYDGKDYVLKDYATVLNIASANVKGVYKEDFYADTAAVTSNAYEGGKAYYIGGRLDEEFHRAFYGKLIEELSLKPDYAITHGLGVSVQARQEEGKEYLFIMNFTEETQPLVLGSEVTDVITGEQLHGSIKLDKYEVRIVEKAIG
- a CDS encoding sugar ABC transporter permease, with amino-acid sequence MKTNMKQKKFLRLLVSYCILAFMTVIIIYPLLWTVGASFNPGNSLISTSIIPSNPTLDHYKELFAGKESLQYANWYMNSLKISIFTMIGTVISVSFTAYAFSRFRFKGRKNALTVFLLLQMIPQFSALIALFVLAQLLGLMNSHWLLILLYIGGQIPMNTYLMKGYMDSIPMDLDESAKIDGASNTRIFWQILMPLSRPMIAVVAMNGFTGPLGDFVLSSTILRTPESYTLPIGLYNLVNEVMGASYTTFAAGAILISIPIAIIFILLQKNFVSGLTAGGTKG
- a CDS encoding carbohydrate ABC transporter permease: MQHRNKALILSIIPGVGQFYNKQWVKGLLLLLIGIMFFLVFGDLLNMGFWGIFTLGTEVPRDNSIFLLAEGIIAIIVTSFGLAIYYFNLKDAYKNGKLRDENMDLSSLKDQYHNLIAQGYPYLVSGPSLFILIFAVIFPILFSFALAFTNYDLYHSPPAHLTDWVGLKTFAEIFTVDIWRSTFFDVLAWTVVWTLVASSVQVSVGIGLAVLVNQKEIRFKKFFRTILVLPWAVPGFVTILIFAGLFNDSFGAINNDILAALGIGPVPWMTDAGWSKLALILMQGWLGFPYIFLVTTGVLQSIPDDLYEAATIDGASIFAKFKHITMPMILIAMAPIIITQFTFNFNNFNIIYLFNGGGPAVPGSTAGGTDILVSWIYKLTMQSSQYSLAAALTILLSVFVIAIALWQFRRTNSFKEGA
- a CDS encoding sugar ABC transporter substrate-binding protein; this encodes MKKFQKYFSLIGGLALTLSLAACGPDESGGSSGQKASSNKDYDLLVWEDIEKSAGIKDIVAKFEEENDVTVKIVEKPYAKQIEDLRLDGPAGTGPDVLTMAGDQIGTAVTEGLIKELAVDDSTQSIYTEAALQSQLVDGKVYGLPKAVETTVLYYNKDLISEDKLPKTLDEWYEYSKQNTSGDKYGFLALFDQIYYAQSVMSGYGGYIFGKDESGAYNPEDIGLNSAGALEGAESIQKFYKEGLFPAGIIGEQGINVLESLFTEGKAAAIISGPWNVEPFKKAGINYGVVKLPELANGKNMSAFIGVKSYNVSSYSQNAELAEKLAVYLTNEENSKTRFELTQEVPAVQALADDPAVKESEVAKAVAEQSQFSELTPNIPEMNEVWTPVDAALQTIATGKAEPKDALKQAVETVKGQIEAKHSGN